Proteins encoded by one window of Streptomyces clavuligerus:
- a CDS encoding helix-turn-helix domain-containing protein: MTSSDWSPAFTARVAGQLRRARKAAGLTVAAASEACASASLPIPATTITNLETGRRTSVDLGEFLVLSQVYRVPPVTLLFPLDAEPTVEALPGQNIPAWDALAWFTGETRLDHPAPEGSPREVLDLFRAHSDAVTTALTSARMARERRRKATLATDAGRRAALLDTVAAHEELAGEDQRELHAFRDRMRERGLTPPPLPDELGGGGPSAEGQV; the protein is encoded by the coding sequence ATGACATCAAGTGATTGGTCTCCCGCCTTCACCGCCCGGGTGGCCGGGCAACTGCGCCGGGCTCGGAAGGCCGCCGGCCTCACGGTCGCCGCCGCGTCCGAGGCATGCGCCTCCGCGAGCCTGCCGATCCCGGCGACGACGATCACCAATCTGGAGACCGGCCGCCGAACCTCCGTGGACCTCGGCGAGTTCCTCGTTCTGTCCCAGGTCTACCGGGTCCCGCCCGTCACCCTGCTGTTCCCGCTGGACGCCGAGCCCACCGTGGAGGCCCTCCCGGGTCAGAACATCCCGGCCTGGGACGCACTCGCCTGGTTCACCGGCGAGACCCGCCTCGACCACCCCGCCCCGGAGGGCTCCCCCCGGGAGGTCCTCGACCTCTTCCGCGCCCACAGCGACGCCGTCACCACCGCCCTCACCTCCGCCCGCATGGCCAGGGAGCGGCGCCGCAAGGCCACCCTCGCCACCGACGCCGGACGCCGGGCCGCCCTGCTGGACACTGTCGCCGCGCACGAGGAACTGGCCGGGGAGGACCAGCGCGAGCTGCACGCCTTCCGCGACCGGATGCGCGAGCGCGGCCTCACCCCGCCTCCGCTCCCGGACGAGCTGGGTGGCGGCGGGCCTTCTGCGGAGGGCCAGGTTTGA
- a CDS encoding tyrosine-type recombinase/integrase: MSTKANQGGTVTRRCSCRNPETGKNWGSSCPKLSNRRHGTWSIRHELANRPDGTRREFRRSGFASSTEATTELGKVRALLALPDADDPEGLLAVCDMLEACAASKDVLPDYDGTRERLQAGQPLNARTLVAEWLDEWLGGKKGLRVGGYKRYEVDIRVHLKPHLGELRLDKLAVKHLNRMFDAINERNIEIQEQNAQRRAALAELDEIPWKGLENRARRKALKAAIAAMPPFRRVTSVNTQHHIRDTLRAALNVAIGQRILPSGYNAAEHVELLPGTKPKALLWADERIAEWKRTSVRPSPVMVWTPEQLGTFLDHILGHRLEAMWRLLAFRGVRRGEGCAPRWTDFSAKNRSLTIATQLVQDGWEVHEGLPKTNSGVRVVALDTETVESIEARRLIQEAEKTPWGTAWQDTGRIFTEEDGSLLHPGKISDLFDRLVAEAGLPPIRLHDLRHGAATLMLAADVDIKVVSETLGHSDTRITRDIYQSVLDDLAREAAEAVVKLVPRAPQAIRSVIAQRAARTDTPIGSAPGCACACSCGASQGAALTA; encoded by the coding sequence TTGAGCACCAAGGCCAACCAGGGCGGTACGGTCACCCGGCGGTGCTCCTGCCGGAATCCCGAGACGGGGAAGAACTGGGGCAGCTCCTGCCCGAAACTGTCCAACCGGCGGCACGGGACCTGGTCGATCCGCCATGAGCTGGCCAACCGGCCGGACGGCACCCGCCGGGAGTTCCGGCGCTCCGGCTTCGCGTCCTCGACCGAGGCCACCACGGAGCTGGGCAAGGTCCGGGCGCTGCTCGCTCTCCCCGACGCGGATGACCCCGAGGGACTCCTCGCCGTCTGCGACATGCTGGAGGCGTGTGCGGCGAGCAAGGACGTGCTCCCGGACTACGACGGCACGAGGGAGCGGCTGCAGGCCGGGCAGCCCCTCAACGCCCGTACCCTCGTCGCCGAGTGGCTGGACGAGTGGCTGGGCGGGAAGAAGGGCCTGCGCGTCGGCGGCTACAAGCGGTACGAGGTCGACATCCGTGTCCACCTCAAGCCGCATCTGGGTGAGCTGCGCCTGGACAAGCTTGCCGTGAAGCACCTGAACCGGATGTTCGACGCGATCAACGAGCGCAACATCGAGATCCAGGAACAGAACGCCCAGCGCCGTGCCGCCCTCGCCGAGCTGGACGAGATCCCGTGGAAGGGGCTGGAGAACCGCGCCCGGCGCAAGGCGCTCAAGGCGGCAATCGCCGCGATGCCGCCCTTTAGGCGGGTCACCAGCGTCAACACCCAACACCACATCCGCGACACCCTGCGGGCCGCGCTCAACGTCGCCATCGGCCAGCGCATCCTCCCCTCCGGCTACAACGCCGCCGAGCACGTCGAACTGCTGCCCGGGACCAAGCCCAAGGCCCTGCTCTGGGCCGACGAACGGATCGCCGAGTGGAAGCGCACCAGCGTGCGCCCCTCCCCGGTCATGGTCTGGACCCCGGAACAGCTCGGGACCTTCCTCGACCACATCCTGGGCCACCGCCTGGAGGCGATGTGGCGGCTGCTGGCCTTCCGGGGTGTCCGGCGCGGCGAGGGCTGTGCCCCGCGCTGGACCGACTTCTCGGCGAAGAATCGTTCCCTCACGATCGCCACCCAGCTCGTCCAGGACGGCTGGGAGGTCCACGAGGGCCTGCCGAAAACCAACAGCGGTGTGCGGGTCGTCGCCCTGGACACAGAGACCGTCGAAAGCATCGAGGCCCGGCGCCTGATCCAGGAGGCCGAGAAGACCCCGTGGGGTACGGCCTGGCAGGACACCGGCCGGATCTTCACCGAGGAGGACGGCTCCCTCCTGCACCCCGGGAAGATCTCGGACCTGTTCGACCGGCTCGTCGCCGAGGCCGGCCTCCCGCCCATCCGCCTCCACGACCTCCGCCACGGCGCCGCGACCCTCATGCTCGCCGCCGACGTGGACATCAAGGTCGTCTCCGAAACCCTCGGCCACTCCGACACCCGCATCACCCGGGACATCTACCAGTCCGTCCTCGACGACCTCGCCCGCGAAGCCGCCGAGGCCGTGGTAAAGCTCGTCCCCCGCGCCCCGCAGGCGATCCGCTCGGTGATCGCCCAGCGCGCCGCCCGGACGGACACCCCGATCGGGAGCGCGCCCGGCTGTGCGTGCGCCTGCTCCTGCGGCGCATCCCAAGGGGCAGCGCTCACGGCCTGA